One Microcebus murinus isolate Inina chromosome 9, M.murinus_Inina_mat1.0, whole genome shotgun sequence DNA window includes the following coding sequences:
- the WASL gene encoding actin nucleation-promoting factor WASL: MSSGQQQPPPPRRVTNVGSLLLTPQENESLFTFLGKKCVTMSSAVVQLFAADRNCMWSKKCSGVACLVKDNPQRSYFLRIFDIKDGKLLWEQELYNNFVYNSPRGYFHTFAGDTCQVALNFANEEEAKKFRKAVTDLLCRRQRKSEKRRDPPNGPNLPMATVDIKNPEITTNRFYSPQVNNISHTKEKKKGKAKKKRLTKADIGTPSNFQHIGHVGWDPNTGFDLNNLDPELKNLFDMCGISEAQLKDRETSKVIYDFIEKTGGVEAVKNELRRQAPPPPPPSRGGPPPPPPPPHSSGPPPPPARGRGAPPPPPSRAPTAAPPPPPPSRPGGGVPPPPPNRMYPPPPPALPSSAPSGPPPPPPPLSVAGSVAPPPPPPPPPPPGPPPPPGLPSDGDHQVPTPAGSKAALLDQIREGAQLKKVEQNSRPVSCSGRDALLDQIRQGIQLKSVSDGQESTPPTPAPTSGIVGALMEVMQKRSKAIHSSDEDEDEDDEEDFEDDDEWED; the protein is encoded by the exons aCTATGTCTTCAGCAGTAGTGCAGTTATTTGCAGCAGATCGGAACTGTATGTGGTCAAAGAAATGCAGTGGTGTTGCTTGTCTTGTTAAGGACAATCCACAgagatcttattttttaagaatatttgacATTAAG gatGGGAAACTATTGTGGGAACAAGAGCTATACAATAACTTTGTATATAATAGTCCTAGAGGATATTTTCATACCTTTGCTGGAGAT ACTTGTCAAGTTGCCCTTAATTTTGCCAATGAAGAAGAAGCAAAAAAATTCCGAAAAGCAGTTACAGACCTGTTGTGCCGGCGACAAAGGAAATCTG aGAAAAGACGAGACCCCCCAAATG GTCCTAATCTGCCCATGGCTACAGTTGACATAAAAAATCCAGAAATCACAACAAATAGATTTTACAGTCCACAAGTCAACAACATCTCTCAtaccaaagaaaagaagaaaggaaaagctaAAAAGAAGAGATTAACCAAGGCAGATATTGGAACACCAAGCAATTTCCA gcACATTGGACATGTTGGTTGGGATCCAAATACAGGCTTTGAT CTGAATAATTTGGATCCAGAATTGAAGAATCTTTTTGATATGTGTGGAATCTCAGAGGCACAACTTAAAGACAGAGAAACATCAAAAGTTATATATGACTTTATTGAAAAAACAGGAGGTGTTGAAGCTGTTAAAAATGAACTACGAAGGCAAg caccaccacctccaccaccgtCAAGGGgagggcctcctcctcctcctccccctccacatAGCTCAGggcctcctccgcctcctgccagagGAAGAGgtgctcctcccccaccaccctcAAGAGCTCCCACAGCTGCACCTCCACCACCGCCTCCTTCCAGGCCTGGTGGAGGAGTCCCTCCACCGCCGCCAAATAGGATGTaccctcctccacctccagctCTTCCCTCCTCAGCACCTTCAGGgcctccaccaccacctccacctctaTCAGTGGCAGGGTCAGTGGCACCACCCCCAccgcctccacctcctcctccacctgggccgccgcctcctcctggcctcccttctGATGGGGACCATCAAGTTCCAACTCCTGCAGGAAGCAAAGCAGCTCTTTTAGATCAAATTAGAGAGGGTGCTCAACTAAAAAAAGTGGAACAGAACAGTCGACCAGTGTCCTGCTCTGGACGGGATGCGCTTTTAGACCAGATACGACAGGGTATTCAACTAAAATCT GTATCTGATGGCCAAGAGTCTACACCACCGACACCTGCACCCACTTCAGGAATTGTGGGTGCATTAATGGAAGTGATGCAGAAAAGGAGCAAAGCCATTCATTCTTcag atgaagatgaagatgaagatgatgaagaaGATTTTGAGGACGATGATGAATGGGAAGACtga